The Garra rufa chromosome 8, GarRuf1.0, whole genome shotgun sequence genome has a segment encoding these proteins:
- the LOC141340157 gene encoding solute carrier family 12 member 8-like, translated as MSPQVQELFHEDAQGFHSNAQPWWKVQLFVWEPVLFGTWDGVFTTCMINIFGVVLFLRTGWLVGNTGVLLGMLLVSMVVLVALVTVMSGVGVCECCSVGNGGVYSMISTVLGGRVGGTVGLLYVFGQCVAGAMYITGFAESIAQVLNLQSTWVVRGISVAVLIGLLGINLAGVKWIVRLQLVLLGILAMSTLDFVIGTFSHLDPDERRQDSQKDGVLTLSAEKELDLGCSVRWQWEKEALAPPGFFN; from the exons ATGAGTCCTCAAGTTCAAGAGTTATTCCATGAAGACGCACAG GGTTTCCATAGTAATGCTCAGCCTTGGTGGAAGGTGCAGCTCTTCGTCTGGGAACCTGTTCTTTTTGGGACCTGGGATGGAGTCTTTACTACCTGCATGATCAACATTTTTGGGGTGGTGCTCTTCTTACGGACTGGTTGGCTTGTG GGTAACACAGGTGTGTTGCTGGGCATGCTTCTGGTATCCATGGTGGTATTGGTCGCCTTGGTTACAGTAATGTCAGGTGttggtgtgtgtgagtgttgCAGCGTAGGTAACGGTGGGGTCTACTCCATGATCTCCACTGTGCTTGGAGGAAGGGTTGGAGGAACTGTGGGACTCCTGTATGTGTTTGGACAG TGTGTGGCTGGAGCGATGTACATCACTGGTTTTGCCGAGTCCATTGCGCAGGTGCTGAATTTACAGAGCACTTGGGTGGTGAGGGGCATCTCTGTTGCTGTTCTGATTGGCCTGCTTGGGATTAACCTGGCTGGGGTGAAATGGATTGTACGCCTTCAATTAGTTCTACTGGGCATATTAGCTATGTCCACTCTGGATTTCGTCATCGGAACATTTAGTCATCTAGATCCAG ACGAG AGGAGGCAAGACTCTCAGAAAGATGGTGTTCTCACTCTCTCTGCAGAGAAA GAGCTGGACTTGGGCTGCAGTGTGCGCTGGCAGTGGGAAAAGGAGGCGCTGGCTCCTCCAGGTTTTTTCAATTAA
- the znf148 gene encoding zinc finger protein 148 has product MNIDDKLEGMLMKCSPVGLHHSSRGLGPSRVDGRGRRGSLNLTLGEPSLANHPLLAEDDDDEDEDDDEDLAGGGLTSHDLISQDDLMVHEETVKNDGQDEAAFSQRISHKLHYTLNIPVNIKQEMKVPDSLILNKKEKKQGRDPSDCHKKKKRKQRSPAKILTINEDGSLGHQNPKSHVCEHCNAAFRTNYHLQRHVFIHTGEKPFQCSQCDMRFIQKYLLQRHEKIHTGEKPFRCDECGMKFIQKYHMERHKRTHSGEKPYQCDYCHQFFSRTDRVLKHRRMCHENKDRKVQKAAAKDGPLRTSESLGFSFTAKECTLPKKKRQKTSDKSRVTLTSSTIDKEVEAGNEEKTEDQLTKGECLPLYTVATKVKDEYVVTDYSVELPDSPPGNRHLAGEESNDEIISPPKLVLKKIASRRGLKQQALEQPQSLSPLSSFEESKVTRYTFEIVDNKGLLDVETNPDMESVDALQGGQAKPTGSSTNYDDAMQFLKKKRYLQAAMANTSRDYALNVSSIVSQPSVTQAAVASVIDETVPATILSETQTLNVEIKSSNEKNVLPDEVLQTLLDHYSNKANGQAEISFSVADTEVTSSISINSSDESSPTEALGTSSQAPPAEKASLLQEYSKFLQQALERTSQNDTYLNNQSLTFVNDSASLAGQPLFSTEKQFTSPSRFRPTMNSPLRSTLEKPSFSLLVDSQHSFSFSGDETNPSSVSPTEDFLDQVTSPKKTDAQSISQTFQIATFDQNFRSQFPSSRSGISSQFSIASGQVSLRGHGGTDFPEFSLVTETRTQLTSSPDATSSQTFG; this is encoded by the exons ATGAACATTGATGACAAGCTGGAGGGGATGCTTATGAAATGTAGCCCTGTGGGGCTTCACCACTCCTCCAGAGGTTTGGGACCCTCAAGGGTGGATGGAAGAGGAAGGAGAGGCAGTTTGAATTTGACACTTGGGGAACCGAGCTTGGCTAATCATCCCCTTTTGGcagaggatgatgatgatgaggatgaaGATGATGACGAAGACCTGGCAGGTGGAGGCCTGACCTCGCATGACCTGATATCCCAGGATGACCTGATGGTTCATGAGGAGACGGTGAAAAATGACGGACAGGATGAAGCCGCTTTCTCACAGCGAATCTCCCATAAATTACACTATACGCTCAATATCCCA GTAAATATAAAGCAGGAGATGAAAGTGCCAGACTCATTGATTCTGAATAAAAAGGAGAAGAAACAGGGGAGGGACCCATCTGACTGTCACAAAAAGAAGAAGAGAAAGCAGCGCTCGCCTGCAAAG ATTCTCACTATTAATGAAGATGGCTCCCTTGGGCACCAGAACCCAAAATCTCATGTCTGTGAGCACTGCAATGCTGCTTTTCGGACAAACTACCATTTGCAAAGACACGTCTTCATTCACACAG GTGAAAAGCCTTTCCAGTGCAGTCAGTGTGACATGCGCTTTATTCAGAAGTACCTGCTTCAGAGACATGAGAAGATCCACACAG GAGAAAAACCTTTTCGGTGTGATGAGTGTGGAATGAAATTTATTCAGAAATACCACATGGAGAGACATAAGAGGACACACAGCGGGGAAAAGCCTTACCAGTGTGACTATTGCCATCAG TTTTTCTCCAGAACTGACAGAGTACTAAAGCACAGACGAATGTGCCATGAGAATAAGGACAGGAAGGTGCAGAAAGCAGCTGCCAAAGACGGGCCTCTTCGCACCTCAGAAAGCTTGGGCTTCTCTTTCACTGCCAAGGAATGCACACTTCCCAAAAAGAAACGTCAGAAGACCTCTGACAAAAGTCGGGTCACGCTCACAAGTTCCACTATTGACAAAGAGGTTGAAGCTGGTAACGAAGAGAAGACGGAAGACCAACTGACCAAAGGCGAGTGTCTTCCTCTTTACACTGTAGCCACCAAGGTAAAGGACGAGTATGTCGTGACAGATTACTCCGTTGAGCTCCCTGACTCCCCACCTGGCAACCGGCATCTCGCAGGAGAAGAATCTAATGATGAAATCATTAGTCCTCCAAAACTAGTCCTGAAGAAAATCGCCAGCAGGAGAGGCTTGAAACAGCAAGCCCTAGAACAGCCCCAAAGTCTTTCACCCCTATCCTCATTCGAAGAGAGCAAAGTAACGAGATACACGTTTGAGATCGTAGACAACAAAGGCCTGTTGGATGTCGAAACCAATCCTGACATGGAGTCGGTTGACGCCCTACAAGGAGGACAAGCTAAACCAACCGGGAGCAGCACAAACTACGACGACGCCATGCAGTTTCTCAAAAAGAAGCGATACCTCCAAGCAGCCATGGCTAACACTAGTCGAGACTACGCGCTTAACGTGAGCAGCATTGTGTCGCAGCCTTCCGTCACTCAGGCGGCTGTAGCCAGCGTCATCGATGAGACCGTACCCGCTACGATCCTCTCTGAGACTCAGACGCTGAACGTGGAGATCAAGTCTAGTAATGAGAAGAATGTCCTTCCAGATGAGGTCCTGCAGACGCTTCTCGATCACTACTCCAATAAGGCCAACGGGCAAGCAGAGATTTCCTTCAGTGTGGCGGACACCGAAGTCACATCCAGCATTTCTATCAACTCTTCTGATGAGAGCAGCCCCACCGAGGCTTTAGGAACCAGCTCACAAGCGCCCCCGGCCGAGAAGGCCAGCCTTCTACAGGAGTACTCCAAGTTTCTTCAGCAAGCACTGGAAAGGACCAGTCAGAACGACACCTACCTGAACAACCAGAGTCTTACATTTGTAAACGACAGTGCCAGTCTTGCAGGCCAGCCTTTGTTCTCCACAGAGAAGCAGTTCACCTCCCCATCCCGGTTCAGACCGACCATGAACTCTCCATTGAGATCCACCCTGGAGAAACCTAGCTTTAGCCTTTTGGTAGATTCCCAACACTCCTTCTCCTTTTCAGGTGACGAGACAAACCCTTCCTCGGTTTCGCCAACGGAGGACTTCCTCGACCAAGTGACCTCTCCCAAAAAGACAGATGCGCAAAGCATTAGCCAGACATTTCAGATTGCTACTTTCGACCAGAACTTTCGATCTCAATTCCCGAGCTCACGATCTGGAATATCTTCACAGTTTAGCATTGCCAGTGGACAAGTTAGTCTGAGAGGTCACGGCGGAACGGACTTCCCAGAGTTCTCTCTTGTTACTGAAACAAGAACTCAACTAACTTCATCTCCAGATGCTACAAGCAGCCAAACCTTTGGCTAA